The segment CTGCCCGGCGATCTGAAGGACAAGGTCGATCCTTATCTGCGCCCACTTTATGATGCGCTGCATGATACTCTTCCGGGCGATGTTGTTATCAAGCGCATGGAGAGCGGCGAGATTGAAGTCGCACCGCTTGCCTTCATGCGAGGCCGTACGCTTGCACATGCCTTTGTTATTCTGGACGAAGCGCAGAACACGACAGCCATGCAGATGAAAATGTTCCTGACCCGCCTTGGCGAAGGATCGCGGATGGTGGTGACAGGTGACCTGACACAGGTCGATTTGCCCGATGGTACCAAATCCGGCTTGCGGGATGCGCTTGAAACCATTGCGGATGTCAAAGGTGTTGCGACGATCAAGTTTGATCAACGCGATGTGGTTCGTCACGCACTGGTGACCAAGATTGTTCAGGCCTATGACGCAGCAGATGCCTTGCGCGACCGCCTGAAAAAAGGCTATCGCGGGATCAAGGACGAGGATCAGGGCGATGACCGCACAGCTTGATCTGGACCTTGATGTTGAAGCCGGCAATTGGGCCAAGACCGAGATTGATGCGATTGAAAACGCTGTGCGTGCGGCACTTGATGGCGCTGCGCGTGAGCGTGCGCTTTGGGAAGAAGATGCCGTTCCAACCGATGGAACATCCGACGAAGGAGATGGCGCATCACTTCTGAGCATTGCACCCGTGGTCGAAGTTGGTGTTCGGCTATCGGACGATGCATCGGTCCGGATATTGAACCGCGATTATCGCGGCAAGGACAACCCGACCAATGTTTTATCGTTCGCAGCACTTGAAAGTGCGGATGATGCGGCAGATTTCATGATGTCACCTGATATGCCCCTGATGCTGGGTGATATCGTCATTGCACGTGAAACATGCGAACGTGAAGCCTTTGAACAGAACAAGACACTGATAAATCATCTTGTTCATCTGACGGTGCATGGCACGCTGCATCTTGTCGGCTATGATCATATGGTTGATGATGAAGCCGAAGAGATGGAAGAACTTGAACGGCAAATTCTTGCCGCACTGGGGATTGATGATCCCTATGAACCGATCGAAGATCAAGATATCGAAACAGGACAATGAACGAGAATAGTCAGCGCGACGACGACCACGACAGTATGAGCCCTCGCCAAGGCGGGGATAATGGTCAGGATTCGGATAACGGGTCCTTATGGGGCAATGTCGCATCGGCATTGGGCCTTAAGCGCGGCAAAGCGCGAAACGGCGAAGCATCGCTTTCCGATACGCTTGAAGAGCTTGCCGAACGTAGTGAAGAAGATGATGAGCCCGTCTCGCTTCATGAACGGTCGCTTTTTGAAAATATCATCGCCCTTCGCGATATGACCGCCGAAGATGTGATGATCCCGCGCGCCGATATTGTAGCGGTCGAAAAAAGCATCACCCTCGACGAACTGGTCGAGGTGATGGTGAAAAAGGCACATTCCCGTCTGCCGGTTTATGGCGAGTCTATCGATGAAATCGTTGGTATGGTCCATATCAAGGATGTTTTGGGCTGCGTTGCGGCGGGCAAGGAATTCCAGCTGCAGACCCTGTTGCGCCGGGTGCTGTTCGTGTCGCCTGCGATCCGTGTCCTCGACCTGTTATCGGAAATGCGTCTGTCGCGGACGCATATGGCGCTGGTGGTTGACGAGTTTGGCGGTATCGATGGCCTGATCACCATCGAGGATCTGGTCGAGGAAATTGTCGGCGAAATTGACGACGAGCACGACATTGACCAGACACCTAAGCTGATCCGCCTTTCGGATGGCTGCTATATTGCCGATGCGCGTTACGAGGTCGAGGACCTGGAGGAAAAGCTGGGTTTTGGCCTGCTGGACGAGGATGAGGACGAAGATATCGATACGCTGGGTGGGTTGGTCTTTTCGCTGGCGGGGCGTGTTCCCGCGCGAGGCGAACTGATCGAGCATCCGACCGGTATCCAGTTCGAGGTTCTTGATGCCGATCCACGCCGTATCCGGCGCTTGCGCATTCACCTGATCCGCACGGAACCGGCAGTGATCAGTGACGAAAGTTCCAAACAGGGATCATCCAATGATTGATAGACTGGCGGTGCGTCTGGCCAACCTTACGGGTTGGCGCAGGCGTTTTTTGTGGCTGGTGTCCGGGGCGGTTGCGGTATTGGCGTTGCCGCCTTTCTTCTTTTTACCGGCCCTTCCGATAGCTTTTGCCGTGCTGCTTTGGTCGCTTGACGGCGTTAAATGCAACAAAGGCGCGCTTTCGGCGGGTTGGTGGTTCGGAACCGGACATTTTGCCGCCGGTTTTTACTGGGTCAGTCATGCCTTTCTGGTCGAGCCGGAAATCTATGGCTGGATGATCCCGTTTGTCTTGCTCGGACTGGGGGGCGGGCTTGCGATCTTTCCGATGGTTGCCGTTTGGGCGAGCTGGTGGCTGACGCGCGAAATTATCGGGCGTGCTGTGATGCTGGCAGCTTTGTGGGCGGTTGGTGAATTCCTTCGCGGCCATCTGATGACCGGTTTCCCCTGGAACCTGCTGGCCCATGTCTGGGCGGTCGATCCGGCTCCGATGCAATTTGCCTCAATCATCGGGGTTTATGGACTATCGGTGATCACGGGCCTCTTTGCGACTTTGCCTGCGACTTTCGTTGCAGGACGTGCCGGGCGATTGACAGCTTTTGCGGGCATCATGATTGCAGTGCTGTTGTGGGGTGGTGGTGCGCTTCGCCTTGCTCTCGTGGGACCAGCGGATGCCGAGGCTGCCGTTTCTGAAGATTTGCCTGTGGTGCAGGTCGTGCAGCCCAATATCCCGCAGCGTGAAAAGTGGGTACCGGAACTTCAGGATCAGCATTTTGCAAAACTGCTGCGACTGTCGCGTCGCCCCGCCGATATGGCGCCGGCCCGCAGACGTATCGTGATCTGGCCCGAAACTGCTGCGACATTTTTTGTCGAAGCCCAACCGGTACGCAGGTTGCAGATGGCATCGGTTCTCGGACCTGGTGATATTCTGGTTACCGGGGCTCCACGAACCTATCCGCGGGATACGGATGAATTCAAAGTTTGGAACGCGGTTCAGGTTCTCGACAGTACCGGTGAGATTGTTGCGAGTTTCGACAAGTTCCACCTCGTCCCATTTGGCGAGTACGTGCCGTTCCGCAACTGGATACCGATCCCGAAACTGACGGCAGGACGCACTGATTTCTCTTTTGGGCCGGGACCGCAGACACTTGATATTGCAGGTTTGCCGAGTTTCTCGCCCCTGATTTGTTATGAGGTGATCTTCCCGGGTGCGGTTATTGACGATGCCAATCAGCCCGACTGGTTGCTAAATGTGACCAATGATGGCTGGTTTGGCAAAAGTGCCGGCCCTTATCAGCATCTGGCAGCTGCACGGTTTCGCAGTGTCGAAGAAGGGCGTCCGATGGTTCGGGCGGCCTATACCGGTGTATCGGCAATGTATGATGCATATGGACGGGAACTGGCGACACTCCCCTTAAGTGGAGAGGGAGTCATGGTTCACCCCCTTTCGGGGGTGTATAACCATACCACGGTATATTATTTGTGGCGCGATATTCTATTTTACGGTATTGTAACCTTTCTAGCCGTTCTCGTTTTGGGATATAGTGGGTTTTTCAAATCCCTTAAAGCGGCTGTGTGAAGCACCGAACCGCTCCCTGATTGTCCCACCAAAAATAAGAGCGGGTAGGTCGGAGTGAGAGAAGGACAACACAAAATGTCGCCTAAGGATGAAAACACGATGGTCAAAAACACCCGTGGCAGAGGTCGGGGCCGGACCGCAAGTGGCAAGCCGAACCCGGTTGATATTCATGTTGGTGCACGCGTTCGACTGCGCAGAACGCTGCTTGGCATGAGCCAGGAGAAGCTTGGCGAGGCCATCGGCCTGACATTCCAGCAGGTTCAGAAATATGAACGCGGTGCAAACCGTGTTGGAGCGTCGCGCCTATATGATTTGTCGCGCGTTCTCGAAGTGCCGGTTTCATTCTTCTTTGATGACATGCCAGACGAGATTTCGTCGAAATCCGTGCACGAGCGTCGCGAAATGTCGGAAAGCCCGGATCCGTTCGATAACGATCCGATGAACCGTCGCGAAACGCTTGAGCTGGTGCGGGCATATTATCGGATTACTGATCCGACG is part of the Thalassospira lucentensis genome and harbors:
- a CDS encoding helix-turn-helix domain-containing protein codes for the protein MSPKDENTMVKNTRGRGRGRTASGKPNPVDIHVGARVRLRRTLLGMSQEKLGEAIGLTFQQVQKYERGANRVGASRLYDLSRVLEVPVSFFFDDMPDEISSKSVHERREMSESPDPFDNDPMNRRETLELVRAYYRITDPTQRKRVFELVKSMGILVADNENAK
- a CDS encoding hemolysin family protein, with the translated sequence MSPRQGGDNGQDSDNGSLWGNVASALGLKRGKARNGEASLSDTLEELAERSEEDDEPVSLHERSLFENIIALRDMTAEDVMIPRADIVAVEKSITLDELVEVMVKKAHSRLPVYGESIDEIVGMVHIKDVLGCVAAGKEFQLQTLLRRVLFVSPAIRVLDLLSEMRLSRTHMALVVDEFGGIDGLITIEDLVEEIVGEIDDEHDIDQTPKLIRLSDGCYIADARYEVEDLEEKLGFGLLDEDEDEDIDTLGGLVFSLAGRVPARGELIEHPTGIQFEVLDADPRRIRRLRIHLIRTEPAVISDESSKQGSSND
- the lnt gene encoding apolipoprotein N-acyltransferase; the protein is MIDRLAVRLANLTGWRRRFLWLVSGAVAVLALPPFFFLPALPIAFAVLLWSLDGVKCNKGALSAGWWFGTGHFAAGFYWVSHAFLVEPEIYGWMIPFVLLGLGGGLAIFPMVAVWASWWLTREIIGRAVMLAALWAVGEFLRGHLMTGFPWNLLAHVWAVDPAPMQFASIIGVYGLSVITGLFATLPATFVAGRAGRLTAFAGIMIAVLLWGGGALRLALVGPADAEAAVSEDLPVVQVVQPNIPQREKWVPELQDQHFAKLLRLSRRPADMAPARRRIVIWPETAATFFVEAQPVRRLQMASVLGPGDILVTGAPRTYPRDTDEFKVWNAVQVLDSTGEIVASFDKFHLVPFGEYVPFRNWIPIPKLTAGRTDFSFGPGPQTLDIAGLPSFSPLICYEVIFPGAVIDDANQPDWLLNVTNDGWFGKSAGPYQHLAAARFRSVEEGRPMVRAAYTGVSAMYDAYGRELATLPLSGEGVMVHPLSGVYNHTTVYYLWRDILFYGIVTFLAVLVLGYSGFFKSLKAAV
- the ybeY gene encoding rRNA maturation RNase YbeY — translated: MTAQLDLDLDVEAGNWAKTEIDAIENAVRAALDGAARERALWEEDAVPTDGTSDEGDGASLLSIAPVVEVGVRLSDDASVRILNRDYRGKDNPTNVLSFAALESADDAADFMMSPDMPLMLGDIVIARETCEREAFEQNKTLINHLVHLTVHGTLHLVGYDHMVDDEAEEMEELERQILAALGIDDPYEPIEDQDIETGQ